One genomic segment of Candidatus Bathyarchaeia archaeon includes these proteins:
- a CDS encoding NFYB/HAP3 family transcription factor subunit, translating into MGELAIAAMHRICKKAGAERVSESAAIQLAKVLEEIGIKIGREAVDFAMHAGRKTVKAEDIEIAAKKVLSR; encoded by the coding sequence ATGGGCGAATTAGCAATTGCAGCCATGCATAGGATTTGTAAAAAAGCTGGAGCTGAAAGAGTTAGTGAGTCAGCAGCAATACAATTAGCTAAAGTTCTTGAGGAAATAGGTATAAAAATCGGTAGAGAAGCCGTAGATTTCGCAATGCATGCTGGTAGAAAAACAGTGAAAGCAGAGGACATAGAGATAGCTGCAAAAAAAGTTTTAAGCAGATGA
- a CDS encoding DUF357 domain-containing protein: MSMGNTGVKALKYISKTESVLRDLKIVNKIPCIEVKSIIEIIDEAKRYFEDAKYYFERKEYDVSLVSIAYCEGLLDALRMLGLVKFNW; encoded by the coding sequence ATGAGTATGGGTAATACTGGCGTAAAGGCGCTAAAGTACATATCTAAGACCGAGAGCGTTCTCAGAGATCTTAAAATTGTAAATAAAATACCTTGTATTGAAGTAAAATCAATAATTGAAATTATTGATGAAGCTAAAAGATATTTTGAGGATGCAAAATATTATTTTGAGAGGAAGGAGTATGATGTAAGTCTAGTCTCTATTGCCTATTGTGAAGGGCTTTTGGATGCACTACGCATGCTAGGACTTGTTAAGTTTAATTGGTAG
- a CDS encoding 30S ribosomal protein S17e: protein MGNVRPEKVKKIARELVKRYPDKFTTNFEENKKILSSLASIPSIRLRNSIAGYITRLISLSQPYLAKASASEK from the coding sequence TTGGGAAACGTGCGCCCAGAAAAAGTGAAGAAGATAGCGCGCGAATTAGTTAAAAGATACCCTGATAAATTTACTACAAACTTTGAAGAGAATAAGAAGATACTATCTAGTTTGGCATCTATTCCATCCATTAGGCTTAGGAATAGCATAGCGGGTTATATAACGCGATTAATATCACTATCTCAACCCTACCTCGCAAAAGCTTCAGCAAGTGAGAAATAA
- a CDS encoding adenylyltransferase/cytidyltransferase family protein: MESKMDEKKGKIVLAEGTFDLLHYGHVYYLTNAKKAGGENSKLIVIVARDKTVEKLKGRKPIIPEDQRRAIVESLKVVDEAILGYEDMDMAKVIEKIKPDIIALGYDKKEVEENLKRYIKERNLNIEVIRIGRFGDKEPSSSSSIRKKIIEEYQSQSSPN; this comes from the coding sequence ATGGAGAGTAAAATGGATGAGAAGAAAGGCAAGATTGTATTGGCTGAAGGAACATTTGACCTTTTACATTATGGGCATGTATATTATTTGACTAATGCAAAAAAAGCTGGTGGCGAAAACTCAAAGCTAATTGTAATAGTTGCCAGAGATAAGACCGTTGAGAAACTTAAGGGAAGGAAGCCTATAATTCCAGAAGATCAACGCAGAGCTATAGTTGAATCATTAAAGGTAGTCGATGAGGCAATATTAGGTTACGAGGATATGGATATGGCCAAAGTTATAGAGAAAATTAAACCTGACATAATAGCATTAGGCTATGACAAGAAAGAGGTGGAAGAAAATTTAAAGAGGTATATAAAGGAGAGAAATTTAAACATAGAAGTTATTAGAATAGGGAGGTTTGGAGATAAAGAACCAAGCAGTTCATCCAGCATCAGAAAGAAGATAATTGAGGAATATCAGAGCCAGTCCAGCCCTAATTAA
- a CDS encoding deoxyribonuclease IV translates to MSIYGSVDRAVDRALEIGCNTLQIFTRNPRGWFARPLRDDEVEAFIMKVKKNNVKPVFSHMPYLSNLASPKNDVYVKSIETLIIEMKRCEKLSIPYLVTHPGSHLGYGVKIGLERIVKAIDRAFSVTNEKIMLLLENTAGSRNSIGGSFSDLQYIIERTAYSDRIGVCFDTCHAFASGYDLKTEEAIEETIRRIDETVGFNKIKLVHLNDSRGNLNSHIDRHEHIGLGKIGDDGFRNILKSKFASLPLILETPKNSVRSDLENLIKVKELAGLKNS, encoded by the coding sequence ATGTCAATATATGGCTCTGTGGATAGGGCTGTTGATAGGGCATTGGAAATTGGATGTAACACGCTTCAAATATTCACTAGAAACCCGCGTGGATGGTTTGCTAGGCCGCTTAGAGATGACGAAGTTGAGGCCTTCATAATGAAGGTTAAGAAGAACAATGTTAAACCAGTTTTCAGCCACATGCCATATTTGTCAAATTTAGCATCACCAAAAAACGATGTATACGTGAAGTCCATTGAAACTCTTATAATCGAAATGAAAAGATGTGAAAAATTAAGTATTCCATACCTAGTGACGCATCCTGGAAGCCACCTTGGTTATGGAGTTAAAATTGGCTTAGAGAGAATAGTTAAGGCCATAGATAGAGCATTTTCGGTTACTAATGAGAAAATTATGCTTCTTCTAGAAAACACTGCTGGATCAAGAAATAGTATAGGAGGATCGTTCAGCGACCTACAGTATATAATTGAGCGAACAGCCTACTCGGACAGGATTGGGGTATGTTTTGATACATGCCACGCGTTTGCATCTGGTTACGATCTGAAAACGGAGGAAGCCATAGAGGAGACTATCAGAAGAATCGATGAGACTGTGGGATTTAATAAGATAAAGCTTGTTCACTTGAATGATTCACGCGGCAACCTAAATTCACATATAGATAGACATGAACATATAGGTTTAGGAAAAATTGGAGATGATGGTTTCAGAAATATATTAAAGAGTAAATTTGCAAGCCTACCCCTTATACTTGAAACCCCAAAAAATAGCGTAAGGAGCGACCTAGAAAACCTAATAAAGGTAAAAGAATTAGCGGGTTTAAAGAATAGCTAA
- a CDS encoding glycosyltransferase, translating into MSERNSLRISVVIPTLQESEYIGDMLSDLVKSSKDLEIIVVDGGSTDGTVDIAKRFTDKVYILDKRGIGRARNYGASKANGDILIFMDADIKFPIDFAEKIILAFRDKNVIGVICNIMPLDPSPFEEAFFRFYNFLLHLFTYFKPHSQGKFFAVRREAFLKVGGFNENLPCIEDHDLALRLSKIGRIVFLSDLTVYESMRRFKRMGFLRVLKMWISNYISYLLFNRTISKSWEPIR; encoded by the coding sequence ATGTCAGAAAGGAACAGCTTAAGAATATCCGTGGTGATACCCACGCTTCAAGAAAGTGAATATATTGGTGACATGCTTTCAGATCTTGTTAAGTCCAGTAAAGATTTGGAAATAATAGTTGTTGACGGGGGCAGTACGGATGGAACAGTTGATATTGCTAAGAGATTTACGGATAAAGTTTACATACTTGATAAGCGGGGAATAGGTAGGGCGAGAAATTACGGTGCTAGTAAAGCCAATGGCGACATATTGATTTTCATGGATGCTGATATTAAATTCCCAATTGATTTTGCTGAGAAAATCATACTAGCTTTTAGGGATAAAAATGTCATTGGAGTGATATGCAATATTATGCCGCTTGATCCAAGCCCGTTTGAGGAAGCTTTCTTCCGTTTCTATAACTTTTTGTTACATTTATTCACTTATTTTAAGCCCCATTCCCAAGGCAAGTTTTTCGCCGTTAGGCGTGAAGCATTTTTAAAGGTCGGGGGATTTAATGAGAATCTTCCATGTATAGAAGACCATGATTTAGCTTTACGGCTCTCCAAGATTGGCAGAATAGTTTTCCTTAGCGATTTAACAGTTTATGAATCTATGAGGAGATTTAAGCGAATGGGCTTTTTGAGGGTTCTTAAAATGTGGATAAGCAATTATATATCCTATTTATTATTTAATAGAACGATATCAAAGTCTTGGGAGCCAATACGTTAA
- a CDS encoding 30S ribosomal protein S30e, whose product MPTHGSLSKAGKVRSQTPKIEPLPKVSKSPRVRVRRNYEKRVILQRKPGQNWIL is encoded by the coding sequence ATGCCAACGCATGGCAGTCTCTCCAAGGCTGGAAAGGTTCGCTCACAAACCCCGAAAATTGAGCCATTACCGAAAGTTAGTAAGTCCCCTAGAGTAAGAGTAAGAAGGAATTATGAGAAAAGGGTTATATTGCAAAGAAAACCAGGCCAAAATTGGATACTTTAA
- the nucS gene encoding endonuclease NucS, whose product MLPSRKILIVSENPSVDEALSKLDTAFNERRTVVLIGNCWVNYWGRASSKLEPGERIVIIKEDGSVLVHRSKGYEPINWQPPGCSLKAYKDGASLVITAIRKSPRETVSIYFSQIYFLSALKLSDEGEFSLYASEEDMQKAILMEPSLIEDGFKPINYEKKVKPGFIDIYGIDKNGRMVVIEIKRRTAGKDAVLQLAKYIESLKVSAGQEIRGILVAPQISKEARRLLLSLGLDFKKIDPKKCSEILRRTENKKIIEFF is encoded by the coding sequence TTGCTGCCAAGTAGAAAGATCTTAATTGTAAGCGAGAACCCAAGTGTGGATGAGGCTTTAAGTAAACTTGATACTGCATTTAATGAGAGAAGAACAGTTGTGTTAATTGGAAACTGTTGGGTTAATTATTGGGGTAGAGCCAGTTCAAAACTTGAGCCCGGTGAAAGAATAGTAATAATTAAGGAAGACGGCTCTGTTCTGGTTCATAGATCTAAAGGATATGAACCAATTAATTGGCAGCCTCCAGGCTGCTCGCTTAAAGCATATAAAGATGGAGCCTCCCTCGTTATCACAGCTATTAGGAAGAGTCCGCGTGAAACTGTATCAATATACTTTAGTCAAATATATTTTCTTTCAGCTTTAAAGCTATCCGATGAGGGAGAATTCTCACTTTATGCAAGTGAAGAGGATATGCAAAAGGCCATATTAATGGAGCCATCATTAATCGAGGACGGTTTTAAACCCATTAATTATGAAAAGAAAGTCAAACCAGGCTTTATTGACATTTATGGTATAGATAAAAATGGGCGCATGGTCGTGATAGAAATAAAGCGTAGAACGGCTGGCAAGGATGCGGTTCTACAATTAGCCAAATACATTGAGTCACTGAAAGTTTCAGCTGGTCAGGAAATAAGGGGCATATTAGTTGCTCCACAAATATCAAAAGAGGCCCGGCGCCTCCTTCTATCTTTAGGATTAGACTTTAAGAAGATTGATCCTAAAAAATGCTCTGAAATACTTCGCAGAACAGAGAATAAGAAAATAATAGAATTCTTCTAG
- a CDS encoding Snf7 family protein → MSRFVKSWEEPKTGIKALIKPEVPLRQKIELAAKRVEAQIQYLNGAIHLLTERDKALFQKVVDAYSKHEMQRANVYANELAEIRKMTNFMMNAELALERVALRLRTVTQLGNVAAVLAPISKVLQNIRMGVAGIFPSAERELGEISTLLDEIMIEASQTTGIAPDFEVASEEAQKILNEAAIVAEQRMKEKFPELPTLKATYEELGEPK, encoded by the coding sequence ATGTCAAGATTCGTTAAAAGCTGGGAAGAACCTAAAACTGGAATAAAAGCCCTAATTAAACCTGAAGTCCCATTAAGGCAAAAGATTGAATTAGCCGCCAAACGCGTTGAGGCGCAAATTCAGTATCTTAATGGCGCAATACACCTCCTTACTGAAAGAGATAAAGCACTCTTTCAAAAAGTTGTTGACGCTTACTCTAAACATGAGATGCAAAGAGCAAACGTTTACGCAAATGAGCTGGCAGAGATTAGAAAAATGACAAACTTTATGATGAATGCTGAGCTGGCTCTGGAGAGAGTTGCATTAAGACTTAGAACGGTAACACAGCTAGGTAATGTTGCAGCCGTTTTAGCACCGATAAGTAAAGTTCTCCAAAATATACGTATGGGTGTGGCTGGAATATTCCCAAGCGCTGAACGCGAACTCGGTGAGATAAGCACTTTGCTCGATGAGATAATGATCGAAGCGAGTCAAACAACAGGCATCGCACCTGACTTTGAAGTTGCTAGCGAAGAAGCCCAAAAGATTCTTAATGAAGCAGCCATAGTAGCCGAGCAAAGAATGAAGGAGAAGTTCCCAGAGCTACCAACATTAAAGGCCACCTATGAAGAGCTAGGGGAACCTAAGTAG
- a CDS encoding radical SAM protein: MMTSSKILDLAKRALKSPRIYHAQWFITRKCNYRCRGCNVWIDQDSNELSTEDVKKGLDILRDIGVLEIVFSGGNPLLRDDIGEILRYASKYFITTIYDNGSIAANKIDELRNADFVAISLDTLDEKKNDYLKGVKGSWKKAMESISILKKEGINVGVSPTISQINLYEIIDFTKYFIEQEIPVWYCLYTYDYPLENRTFSIGQKNDEYEITDLRYLAEVCDTLIKMKMENEYIYITKKTLEAVKHLALTGKRIWRCRALESFLVVDHLGRVSGCHIKEPISSIFELPKILKSPIIDRLRRENQQCVRCNYLCYIFYSVHAGFFGTLDIILDRWKSIKSYLMRGKVQKACLKSHN; encoded by the coding sequence ATGATGACATCTTCAAAGATCTTAGATCTTGCTAAACGTGCTCTAAAATCTCCTAGAATATATCATGCTCAATGGTTCATAACAAGAAAATGTAATTACCGTTGTAGAGGCTGCAACGTATGGATAGATCAAGACTCCAATGAATTATCAACCGAGGATGTTAAAAAGGGTTTAGATATTTTACGCGATATTGGCGTACTAGAGATAGTATTCTCAGGAGGAAATCCTCTCCTACGTGACGATATAGGTGAGATTTTAAGATATGCCTCAAAATATTTCATAACAACCATATATGATAATGGAAGTATTGCAGCAAATAAGATCGATGAATTACGTAATGCTGATTTTGTAGCGATATCTTTAGATACTCTAGATGAAAAGAAAAATGATTACCTTAAGGGAGTGAAAGGCTCCTGGAAAAAAGCCATGGAATCCATTAGTATTCTCAAGAAGGAGGGAATTAACGTTGGTGTTTCACCAACAATATCCCAGATAAATCTCTATGAAATAATTGATTTCACAAAATATTTTATAGAACAGGAAATACCAGTATGGTATTGCTTATATACTTACGATTATCCGCTAGAAAACAGAACATTTTCAATAGGGCAGAAAAATGACGAATATGAAATAACCGATTTAAGGTATTTGGCTGAAGTCTGTGATACCCTAATAAAAATGAAAATGGAAAATGAGTACATTTACATAACAAAGAAGACTCTTGAAGCGGTAAAACACTTAGCTCTAACAGGGAAGAGAATATGGAGGTGCAGAGCTCTTGAAAGTTTTCTAGTTGTAGATCATTTAGGGAGAGTTTCAGGATGCCATATAAAGGAACCAATATCATCAATATTCGAGTTACCCAAAATCTTAAAAAGCCCGATAATAGATAGGCTACGGAGAGAGAATCAGCAATGCGTAAGATGCAACTACTTATGCTATATTTTCTATTCAGTACATGCAGGATTCTTTGGAACCCTCGATATCATACTAGACAGGTGGAAAAGTATTAAATCATACTTAATGAGAGGGAAGGTACAAAAGGCATGCTTAAAATCTCATAACTAA
- a CDS encoding FtsX-like permease family protein encodes MDVLNQFNMSRIEEHVRFFSSLGTRMTGYPGYYGASNYIYNFLKKIANLSDVQFHNFTVTVPIDYGATLTILELNKDIEIYPLYPNLVATSSTPNEGISGRLIYAGEGDLAKYDNQEVDGSIVLMEFNSGRRWLEAVNLGAKAVIFIEPNMTVLDEISQKSLPIPLSFLRFYISPKDAEYLLSILNGENNGTVHVRVKSKMEWKKIEARNIIGFIKGTIFPDKIIVLSAYYDSFSIVPSLAPGAEESCGIAALLEMAAFFSKNNPSYTLMFLALSGHHQGISGARAFAEDFFFTEKWNTIGQKIILLINLDICSCNDWIAPTVGGGWIFFRDDVVKPWGTLINFFISLKERVETAVGKIYKVTSIGQSGQFHKGGYAGLFPAHFFPIDSQAFTLAGAPAFSIITPFRWGRFIYSPLDTFEKINVENLRSQIEYALCSLYTLANIDLFSHIPALKSGWSPGREEFRYGHVGGAFGILKGTVATWNQTIGWYSSIPNALVCWVDDGPMYPMRLWWDAIHVDMADENGNFKIYGVATSGSLASGGEQAGSGFRKVGSAGTYQLSAFVVDSTGSIVYATDFGKYKWISGPERVSVFLPRGVNDIGYLVVFECGSLVLLDLYDSSRQQIPLDGSLSIKVNSFYSHATPDSYSWYIDLDPRTGYSVATIFIQPTMPVEILVTASYARRYPLLALINASRGNPMGSGYTVNVGEQYIIKNSALHYAENLYFINEKRFTELQSFHIEIPSSQMHINASEFIKRSRECLSQKLYNKAYALSNWALSLERYVYVDVRKAIEDSVISISFFAAILIPFAFLSERLLIGWSGVKRLSGVLLVILIYLSLFLLFHPGFKLAGDAPMILIGFTSLILTIPILLVILDILLKYLREITRKKIGTHLIEIKRMGLGIILLSFSTGIENLKRRKVRSLLILLQVIIVSTSITSFTSLSPISYMRPDKFSDIAPYSGILIRELSWGRGWIGFNEKILDNIKLLLGDEEAVISPRAWIYPGPGPLFTFIISYGSRTLNETEAILGFTHKEAEILPVKEALISGDWFKDDDCWCCILPNTIATKLGVSVNETIYIMELPFKVSGIVNETRFSLIKDLDQESVTPLLLEIVPGFGTHLITEVCIIVPYKTAIHLGGTLMSISLKTSQNSTLKMAETLYFLFRDLNIYFVSDEKTYIYRSGISQHLFGWQYQILPVFIAILSILSLSLGSLNERKREIMIYSTVGLSPSHITMMFLGEYLIYAIVGSITGYLISLGSNYMLNLFGRGLHVNTSSSWVLIILCSMMLIIILSTIYPAYVASSLTTPSKERVWVIPTEPKNDEWIIPLPFVIESDNEAKAVTFYLYEYMESHLSPAAEQFWVLNLQQITENIDGVESKTLDTVVRLAPYEANIVEDAKFRIIRDNVSGKYFVQVFLHRRSGEKSVWRNLNKSFVDNIRKQLLLWRSLNKMEKERYGEGLE; translated from the coding sequence ATGGATGTTTTAAATCAGTTTAACATGTCAAGGATCGAAGAACATGTTCGTTTCTTTTCAAGCCTTGGCACGAGAATGACTGGTTACCCCGGATATTACGGAGCCTCAAATTACATCTATAATTTTCTTAAAAAAATTGCAAATCTTTCAGATGTTCAATTCCACAATTTTACGGTAACGGTTCCAATAGATTATGGAGCTACTTTAACAATTCTAGAATTAAACAAAGATATTGAAATTTATCCTCTTTATCCGAATCTAGTGGCTACGTCCTCAACGCCCAATGAAGGTATAAGTGGACGATTAATTTATGCTGGTGAGGGAGATTTAGCCAAATATGATAATCAAGAAGTCGATGGTAGTATTGTGCTTATGGAATTTAATAGTGGCAGAAGATGGCTAGAAGCAGTTAATCTTGGCGCGAAAGCCGTTATCTTTATTGAGCCGAACATGACAGTTTTAGATGAAATATCGCAAAAATCATTACCGATTCCGCTAAGCTTTCTAAGATTCTATATCTCCCCTAAAGATGCGGAGTACCTACTCTCCATCTTAAATGGGGAAAATAATGGTACTGTTCATGTCCGAGTGAAATCCAAAATGGAATGGAAGAAAATTGAGGCAAGAAATATTATTGGGTTTATTAAAGGAACAATTTTTCCGGACAAAATCATAGTTCTAAGCGCTTATTACGATTCATTTTCAATAGTTCCATCGTTAGCTCCTGGAGCTGAAGAGTCTTGTGGAATTGCAGCACTTCTCGAAATGGCCGCATTCTTTAGCAAAAATAATCCATCATATACACTTATGTTCTTGGCTCTTTCGGGTCATCATCAGGGTATATCTGGGGCTCGCGCTTTTGCTGAGGATTTCTTCTTTACTGAGAAGTGGAATACTATAGGGCAAAAAATAATTTTACTAATAAATTTGGATATATGTTCCTGTAACGATTGGATTGCCCCCACAGTTGGAGGCGGTTGGATCTTCTTTCGTGATGATGTAGTTAAACCTTGGGGTACTTTAATAAACTTCTTCATCTCACTAAAGGAACGGGTAGAGACCGCTGTAGGCAAAATATATAAAGTTACATCAATTGGACAGAGCGGGCAATTTCATAAGGGAGGATATGCGGGATTGTTCCCTGCTCATTTCTTTCCAATCGATAGCCAGGCTTTTACTTTGGCAGGTGCACCTGCCTTCAGTATAATAACTCCATTCCGATGGGGAAGATTCATATATTCTCCGTTAGATACTTTTGAAAAAATTAATGTGGAAAACTTAAGATCCCAAATCGAGTATGCACTATGTTCACTTTATACCCTCGCTAATATTGATTTATTTTCACACATCCCGGCGCTAAAGTCAGGATGGAGTCCTGGAAGAGAAGAATTTAGGTATGGGCATGTTGGCGGGGCATTTGGCATATTGAAGGGTACTGTAGCTACATGGAACCAAACAATCGGGTGGTACTCAAGCATTCCAAACGCGTTAGTATGCTGGGTGGATGATGGACCAATGTATCCTATGAGACTTTGGTGGGATGCTATACATGTTGACATGGCTGACGAAAATGGCAATTTTAAGATTTACGGAGTTGCTACAAGCGGTTCGCTTGCCTCCGGCGGTGAGCAGGCTGGTTCAGGGTTCCGTAAAGTTGGAAGCGCAGGAACATATCAGCTATCAGCTTTTGTAGTGGATTCTACTGGCTCAATAGTTTATGCTACTGATTTTGGGAAATATAAATGGATTAGCGGTCCAGAGAGAGTAAGCGTTTTCCTTCCAAGGGGAGTTAATGACATTGGTTATCTCGTGGTTTTTGAATGTGGAAGTCTTGTCTTATTAGATTTATATGACTCATCTCGTCAACAAATACCCTTAGATGGAAGCCTAAGTATTAAAGTTAATTCTTTCTATTCGCATGCAACACCCGACTCCTACAGCTGGTATATCGATTTGGATCCTCGAACAGGTTATTCTGTTGCCACAATCTTTATTCAGCCAACTATGCCTGTTGAAATACTTGTTACAGCATCTTATGCAAGGAGATACCCATTGTTGGCGCTGATTAATGCTAGCAGGGGTAATCCTATGGGTTCAGGTTATACAGTGAACGTGGGTGAACAATATATTATAAAGAATTCAGCTCTCCATTACGCAGAAAATTTATACTTTATCAATGAAAAGCGATTTACAGAGCTGCAAAGTTTTCATATAGAAATACCTAGTTCACAAATGCACATTAACGCCAGCGAATTCATTAAGCGTTCCCGTGAATGTTTATCTCAGAAGTTATATAATAAGGCATATGCGCTCTCAAACTGGGCTCTTTCTCTTGAAAGATACGTCTATGTTGATGTAAGAAAAGCTATTGAGGATTCTGTGATTAGCATATCCTTTTTTGCCGCCATTCTTATTCCATTTGCTTTTCTGTCAGAAAGATTATTGATAGGCTGGAGTGGAGTGAAAAGATTAAGTGGGGTGCTGTTAGTAATTCTCATATACCTTTCATTATTTCTTTTATTTCATCCTGGTTTTAAATTAGCTGGAGACGCGCCTATGATTCTTATAGGATTTACATCTTTAATATTAACAATACCAATTCTGTTGGTTATCCTAGATATTCTATTGAAATATCTCCGTGAAATTACGCGAAAGAAGATAGGTACACATTTGATTGAGATAAAGAGAATGGGGTTAGGGATAATCTTACTATCATTTTCTACCGGCATCGAAAATCTGAAAAGGAGAAAAGTTAGATCTCTGCTAATATTACTGCAGGTAATTATTGTATCTACGTCAATAACATCTTTCACATCATTGTCTCCTATAAGCTATATGCGACCTGACAAATTCTCTGATATTGCACCCTACAGCGGTATCCTTATTCGGGAGCTTTCCTGGGGAAGAGGATGGATTGGATTTAATGAAAAAATATTGGATAATATTAAACTATTATTGGGCGACGAAGAAGCGGTGATATCTCCTAGAGCATGGATCTACCCAGGTCCAGGTCCACTCTTCACATTTATTATATCATATGGATCGAGGACCCTGAATGAAACCGAAGCGATTTTAGGTTTCACACATAAAGAGGCTGAAATACTCCCGGTAAAAGAAGCGTTAATAAGTGGAGATTGGTTTAAAGATGATGATTGTTGGTGTTGTATTTTACCAAACACTATTGCCACTAAACTGGGGGTTTCAGTGAATGAGACTATTTATATAATGGAGTTACCATTCAAAGTTTCGGGAATAGTAAATGAAACAAGGTTTTCTTTAATTAAAGATTTAGATCAGGAATCAGTTACCCCCCTACTTTTAGAGATTGTACCAGGTTTTGGTACTCACTTAATTACAGAGGTATGTATAATAGTGCCATATAAGACAGCGATTCATCTTGGAGGAACACTTATGTCTATTTCACTTAAAACTAGTCAGAACTCCACATTAAAGATGGCTGAAACATTATACTTTCTCTTTAGGGATCTTAATATATACTTTGTTTCTGATGAAAAAACCTATATTTATAGATCCGGTATATCTCAACATTTATTTGGATGGCAATATCAAATTCTGCCAGTTTTTATAGCAATTCTCTCCATACTTTCGCTGTCATTAGGCTCTCTTAACGAGAGAAAAAGAGAAATAATGATTTATAGTACTGTAGGTTTATCCCCCTCACATATAACTATGATGTTTCTTGGCGAATACTTAATTTATGCAATAGTTGGAAGTATAACGGGTTACCTGATATCACTAGGTAGCAATTATATGCTTAATTTGTTTGGAAGGGGGCTTCACGTAAATACCTCGTCTTCTTGGGTCCTCATAATTCTGTGTTCTATGATGCTAATAATTATTTTATCCACAATTTACCCAGCATATGTAGCATCAAGTCTCACCACCCCATCTAAGGAGAGAGTCTGGGTGATTCCGACGGAGCCAAAAAATGATGAATGGATCATACCGCTACCATTCGTGATAGAGAGCGATAATGAGGCGAAAGCTGTAACATTCTATTTGTACGAATACATGGAATCTCACTTAAGCCCAGCTGCCGAACAATTCTGGGTATTGAATCTTCAGCAGATAACGGAAAATATTGATGGCGTTGAATCTAAGACATTAGATACGGTTGTACGCTTGGCACCTTATGAGGCTAATATCGTTGAAGACGCTAAATTTAGAATAATTAGAGATAATGTTTCTGGAAAATATTTTGTGCAAGTATTTCTGCATCGAAGAAGCGGGGAGAAATCGGTCTGGAGGAATCTGAATAAAAGTTTTGTTGACAACATCCGTAAGCAATTATTATTATGGAGAAGCTTGAATAAGATGGAAAAAGAGCGTTATGGTGAGGGGCTAGAATGA
- a CDS encoding class I SAM-dependent methyltransferase has product MLDLRFWEIKRKVIKHYDKISRIYNALYGYEQKLKINEILKILHINPLDVILDVGCGTGLLFNYTSDSARFIIGVDISLKILKVAKNLIKKDRLNNVFLIRADADFLPFRDEVFDKVFAITLLQNMPDPILTLHEIARVAKNNSEIIVTGLKKFFSKEDFLRILRELGMATSLIDTDEKIKCYIAMCSKRGEYTGKSINNRIENKMVV; this is encoded by the coding sequence ATGCTAGATCTCAGATTCTGGGAAATAAAGCGTAAGGTAATTAAACACTATGATAAAATCTCAAGAATTTATAACGCTTTATATGGTTACGAACAAAAATTAAAGATTAATGAGATCCTAAAAATTCTTCATATTAATCCGTTAGATGTCATCTTAGATGTTGGCTGCGGGACCGGGCTCCTATTTAATTATACATCTGATTCAGCTAGATTCATCATAGGCGTTGACATATCCTTAAAAATCCTTAAAGTTGCCAAAAATCTCATAAAAAAGGATAGATTGAATAATGTTTTTCTGATAAGGGCTGATGCGGATTTTCTACCCTTTAGGGACGAGGTTTTTGATAAAGTATTTGCCATAACATTACTTCAAAATATGCCTGACCCAATTTTGACGTTACATGAAATCGCGAGAGTTGCTAAGAATAATTCAGAGATCATCGTGACTGGACTTAAAAAGTTCTTTTCAAAAGAGGATTTTCTAAGAATTTTAAGGGAGCTCGGCATGGCAACATCACTAATAGATACTGATGAGAAGATAAAGTGCTATATAGCCATGTGTAGTAAACGCGGCGAATATACAGGTAAAAGCATAAATAATAGGATTGAGAATAAAATGGTTGTTTAA